In one window of Fusobacteria bacterium ZRK30 DNA:
- a CDS encoding YaiI/YqxD family protein, translating into MRIIIDADACPKGVKSICMELSKKYSLELIMVVDTAHELKGNFRVIQVEKGDDSVDLEIMKISTKEDIVVTQDYGLATIILEKTHSVIHPNGFIYNKFNIDSLMFSRHMSAKIRASGGRTKGPKKRKANNDAEFRETLLNLLQNL; encoded by the coding sequence TTGAGAATAATAATAGATGCTGATGCCTGTCCAAAGGGTGTTAAATCAATATGTATGGAGTTATCTAAAAAATATAGTTTAGAATTGATCATGGTGGTAGACACAGCCCATGAGTTAAAGGGGAACTTTAGAGTTATCCAAGTAGAAAAAGGAGATGATTCTGTAGATTTAGAAATTATGAAAATATCCACAAAGGAAGATATAGTCGTTACTCAAGATTACGGTTTAGCCACTATTATCCTAGAAAAAACCCATAGTGTTATCCATCCCAATGGATTTATCTACAATAAGTTCAACATCGATTCCTTGATGTTCTCCAGACATATGAGTGCGAAGATCAGAGCTTCCGGAGGAAGAACCAAGGGTCCTAAAAAAAGAAAAGCCAACAATGACGCAGAATTTAGAGAAACTCTTTTAAATCTTCTCCAAAATTTATAA
- a CDS encoding MarR family transcriptional regulator: protein MKKPLGKEINELARDIKKFLHYHLDGYSLGDGQFGILYDVFHNPGISQEKLSKTRNVDKTTIAKAVKKLINNGYIQREKDKTDKRVYCLLCTEKAVELMPKIERVIKLETEVLTEEFSEDEVKIFRKMMEKMTKNIDRHLKKMEE from the coding sequence ATGAAAAAACCATTGGGAAAAGAGATAAATGAACTGGCAAGAGACATAAAAAAGTTTCTTCACTACCATTTAGACGGATATTCTTTAGGAGACGGGCAGTTTGGGATATTGTATGATGTTTTCCATAATCCGGGAATATCCCAGGAAAAACTGAGTAAAACAAGAAATGTAGATAAAACAACCATAGCCAAAGCTGTAAAAAAACTAATAAATAATGGATATATTCAGAGGGAAAAAGATAAGACAGATAAAAGAGTTTACTGTCTTTTATGTACTGAAAAAGCCGTTGAATTAATGCCGAAAATAGAAAGAGTTATAAAATTAGAAACTGAGGTGTTAACTGAAGAGTTTTCTGAAGATGAAGTGAAAATTTTCAGGAAAATGATGGAAAAAATGACAAAGAATATTGACAGACATTTAAAGAAAATGGAGGAATAA
- a CDS encoding DMT family transporter, whose translation MKNEVISLNKNKMKELIDKNLMVIATVFFSGAFIAGKFSIAEFPVYSLTFFRFLIAAVVLFLIMWKKGEDLTLEKTDIPRILLLSLLGMVGYHVFFFTALKYTSSVNTSLIAATNPIMTTIMASLILKERFPKKAVGGILISFLGVAMIVTNGSIDVIKNMNFNVGDIYMLLAVLSFSLYFIVLKGIVGRVAPIKLTSYVFLFCVILLIPMVIYENPMSFLPKTTWTGWSSLIYMSIFASVIAYLIQQVSVKRIGPSKTSLYVNLVPLFSMIMAYFILGEVITLPKVLAGFMIISGVIITLKSKK comes from the coding sequence ATGAAAAACGAGGTTATAAGTTTAAATAAAAATAAGATGAAAGAATTGATAGATAAGAATTTAATGGTAATTGCAACTGTATTTTTTTCAGGGGCTTTTATAGCAGGTAAATTTTCCATAGCGGAATTTCCGGTATATTCTCTGACATTTTTTAGATTTTTAATAGCAGCTGTGGTTTTATTTTTAATCATGTGGAAAAAAGGAGAAGATTTAACTCTGGAAAAAACAGATATTCCCAGAATACTCCTCCTATCCCTCCTTGGTATGGTAGGCTACCATGTATTCTTTTTTACAGCGTTAAAGTATACAAGCAGCGTAAACACATCTCTTATAGCAGCTACGAATCCAATTATGACTACTATTATGGCATCCCTGATTTTAAAGGAAAGATTTCCTAAAAAAGCAGTGGGGGGAATACTTATCTCCTTTTTAGGAGTAGCTATGATCGTTACCAACGGTTCTATCGATGTTATTAAAAATATGAATTTTAATGTAGGAGATATCTATATGCTCCTGGCTGTCCTGTCTTTTTCCCTATATTTTATAGTTTTAAAGGGAATCGTAGGACGTGTAGCACCTATAAAACTTACATCTTATGTATTTTTATTCTGTGTAATCCTTTTGATACCCATGGTAATCTATGAGAATCCAATGAGTTTTTTACCTAAAACTACCTGGACAGGATGGAGCAGTTTAATATATATGTCTATCTTTGCTTCGGTTATAGCATATTTAATCCAGCAGGTATCGGTAAAAAGGATCGGCCCTTCCAAGACCTCCCTGTACGTTAACTTAGTTCCTCTGTTTTCCATGATAATGGCATACTTTATCTTAGGAGAAGTTATTACACTTCCAAAGGTCTTAGCAGGTTTTATGATCATATCAGGAGTAATCATAACCTTAAAAAGTAAGAAATAA
- a CDS encoding MATE family efflux transporter, translating to MGALRRLETEKISKLLMEFSIPAIVGSLVFALYNIVDRIFIGKGIGAYAMTGLSITFPIFTLYIAIGMLIGQGGGSIVSLRLGEGRKDKADKALGNTVTLFTISSILLMIIGRIFLDDLLLLFGATENTLSYARDYMSIINLLVFFNFMAMGMNNLMRSEGCSKLAMKYMVTGAVINIILDPVLIFWFDMGIKGAAIATALSNVIVTIAVFYHFIYSKNSHIKLKKENLILDSETVKEIFKIGVSPFTLQVTTSLVAVACNKTLLAYGGDLAVGAMGIVNSIYMFMSMIISGIRAGSQPIIGYNYGAGKFDRVVETLKISLVGSMLIAGFITLIAFFRGDVLINLFNDGNEEILRIGERGLKICLSMGILNAFYIIGANYFQSLDQAVKSVILNLIRQVVLFVPLFIILPKYYGIDGIWLIWPISDIVVFFFTGYFIRKNIRELKARQVGIVY from the coding sequence ATGGGAGCCTTGAGAAGATTGGAAACAGAGAAGATCTCAAAACTTTTAATGGAATTTTCTATTCCTGCCATAGTGGGAAGTCTTGTATTTGCCCTATATAATATTGTAGACAGGATCTTTATTGGAAAGGGAATAGGAGCATATGCTATGACAGGGTTAAGTATTACTTTTCCTATATTTACACTTTATATTGCTATAGGGATGCTTATAGGCCAGGGGGGAGGAAGTATTGTATCTCTGAGGCTGGGTGAAGGCAGAAAAGACAAGGCAGATAAAGCTTTGGGTAATACGGTTACCTTATTTACCATATCCAGTATCCTCCTTATGATCATAGGAAGGATATTTTTAGATGACCTGCTTCTTTTGTTTGGAGCTACTGAAAATACCTTAAGCTATGCCAGGGATTATATGAGTATAATAAATTTACTTGTGTTTTTTAATTTTATGGCAATGGGAATGAATAACCTCATGAGGTCAGAAGGTTGTTCTAAACTGGCTATGAAATATATGGTTACAGGAGCGGTTATTAATATTATTTTAGATCCTGTTTTGATATTCTGGTTTGACATGGGGATAAAAGGGGCTGCCATAGCCACAGCACTTTCAAATGTTATTGTAACAATTGCTGTATTTTATCACTTTATATATAGTAAAAACAGTCATATAAAATTAAAAAAAGAAAATCTTATTTTGGATAGTGAAACTGTAAAAGAAATATTTAAAATAGGGGTATCTCCATTCACTTTGCAGGTTACTACAAGTTTAGTGGCAGTGGCATGTAATAAAACTCTCCTTGCATATGGAGGAGACCTGGCAGTAGGAGCAATGGGGATAGTAAACAGCATATATATGTTTATGTCTATGATTATTTCAGGGATCAGGGCAGGGAGCCAGCCTATTATCGGCTATAATTATGGTGCCGGTAAATTTGACAGGGTAGTTGAAACACTAAAAATATCTCTGGTGGGATCTATGCTTATCGCTGGTTTTATTACCCTGATTGCATTTTTCAGAGGAGATGTTTTAATCAATTTATTCAATGACGGGAATGAAGAGATCCTTCGTATAGGAGAAAGGGGATTAAAGATATGCCTGTCTATGGGAATTCTTAATGCCTTCTATATAATAGGAGCAAATTATTTTCAGTCTCTAGATCAGGCTGTAAAATCTGTTATTTTAAATCTCATAAGACAAGTCGTACTTTTTGTACCGCTATTTATAATTTTGCCAAAATATTATGGGATTGATGGAATATGGTTAATTTGGCCCATCAGTGATATTGTTGTATTTTTCTTTACAGGATATTTTATAAGGAAAAATATTAGAGAGCTAAAGGCAAGACAGGTAGGGATAGTTTATTAA
- a CDS encoding alanine:cation symporter family protein yields the protein MEMLKRVIDSLNGFLWGTNLLVVMLLGVGIYFTVKTRFVQFRLFKHMVKLLVDKSEKTTGGISSFQAFCISTASRVGTGNLAGVVAAISVGGPGAIFWMWIVGMLGASTGFAEATLAQLYRTRKKNGDLTGGSAYYVEKALGNRKFGILFVLAAIFCFSGVSAITANSVTVSFNNAFGIDKTIMSFLLIAFTGILTFGKASKIPQILEKLVPIMAAIYLLLVFVIMFKNIGIIPRVLGEVVQGAFGFKQAIGGGIGAIVMAGVKRGLFSNEAGLGTATAVAATAEVSHPVKQGLTQGLGVFVDTLVICTSTAMIMLLADKGAVEGLSGMELLQGAMSYHFGAFGVNFIALILFLFSFSTILGIGYYAQTNLNYISDKNYLKIGYKILVLIMILFGGVSQSAIVWSLADLGLGFMGVINLTALFILRGQCLESLEDYDLNILSKKKWVVN from the coding sequence GTGGAAATGTTGAAGAGAGTAATTGATAGTCTCAATGGTTTTTTATGGGGGACTAATTTACTGGTTGTAATGTTGTTAGGTGTAGGGATCTATTTTACGGTAAAGACCAGGTTTGTGCAATTTAGGTTGTTTAAACACATGGTGAAACTGCTGGTAGATAAAAGTGAAAAAACTACAGGAGGAATTTCATCCTTTCAGGCTTTTTGTATAAGTACAGCCTCTAGGGTAGGAACAGGAAATTTAGCAGGAGTAGTAGCGGCTATCTCCGTAGGAGGACCGGGAGCTATATTCTGGATGTGGATAGTTGGAATGTTAGGAGCTTCTACAGGTTTTGCAGAGGCAACTTTAGCTCAACTATATAGGACAAGGAAAAAAAATGGAGATTTAACAGGTGGATCGGCTTATTATGTTGAAAAAGCCCTGGGAAACAGAAAATTTGGAATATTGTTTGTATTAGCTGCAATTTTTTGTTTTTCAGGAGTAAGTGCAATTACAGCTAACTCTGTGACTGTATCTTTTAACAATGCTTTTGGAATAGATAAAACTATCATGAGTTTTTTATTGATAGCATTTACCGGGATACTTACCTTTGGTAAAGCCAGTAAAATCCCTCAGATTTTGGAAAAACTGGTACCTATAATGGCTGCAATCTATCTATTGCTGGTATTTGTGATAATGTTTAAAAACATAGGGATTATACCTAGAGTTTTAGGAGAGGTTGTTCAAGGAGCTTTTGGTTTTAAACAAGCTATCGGCGGGGGAATTGGTGCAATAGTCATGGCCGGTGTAAAGAGAGGATTGTTCTCTAATGAGGCAGGACTTGGAACTGCTACAGCAGTAGCAGCAACAGCAGAGGTAAGTCACCCGGTAAAGCAGGGACTGACCCAGGGCTTAGGAGTTTTTGTGGATACTTTGGTAATCTGTACTTCTACAGCTATGATTATGCTATTAGCTGATAAGGGAGCCGTAGAAGGTTTATCCGGGATGGAACTTTTACAGGGAGCTATGAGCTATCATTTTGGAGCTTTTGGGGTAAACTTTATAGCCTTGATCTTATTTTTATTCTCATTTAGTACGATTTTGGGGATTGGATATTATGCCCAGACAAATTTAAACTATATCAGTGATAAAAACTATTTGAAGATAGGATATAAGATTTTAGTTTTGATCATGATCTTATTTGGAGGAGTCAGTCAGAGTGCCATAGTATGGTCTTTAGCTGATTTGGGATTAGGATTTATGGGAGTTATTAACTTAACCGCTTTATTTATCTTGAGAGGACAATGTTTGGAATCTTTAGAAGATTATGATCTAAATATATTATCTAAGAAAAAATGGGTAGTGAACTAA